CCGAAGGTGTACCAGCCCGCCGTGACGCCGTAGGAGTCGTAGACCGAGACGCCGGTGGCCGGGTCGGCGACCGCGGAGACGTCGGCGATGGTCCGCTTCGTGCAGCCCGTGTCGGTCTGCCAGCTCGGCTTCGTGTCGTACGAGGAGCAGCCGGATCCGGTGCCCTCGGAGCTGCTGGTCTTCCACACGGTCTCGGACCAGCCGCGGGTGGTGGAGGTGGCCTTGGAGAGCGCGGTGCCGCCGACGGCGGTGACGTACTGGGAGGCGGCCGGGTACTCGGCGCCGTAGCCCGAGTCGCCCGCGCTGACCGTGATGGCGACGCCGGGGTGCTTGAAGTACGAGGTGTCGTACGTCGAGTCGGAGGAGGACTCGGAGCCGCCGTAGCTGTTGGAGACGTACTTCGCGCCGAGGGTGACGGCCTCGTTCACGGACTTGCCCAGGTTGGCCATGGTGGCCGAAGTGGCCTCGACGAGCAGGATGTTGCAGTTCGGGCAGACGGCGCTGGCCATGTCGAGGTCGAGGGAGATTTCCTCGGACCAGCCGGCGTCACTGGAGGGCAGGGAGGTCGTGGAGCCGGTCTGACCGACCTTCTTGAAGCAGCCGTTGGCGGTGGTGCACGCCGAGAGTCCGTAGTACGAGCGGTACTTGGCGAGGTCCGCCTCGGCGTTCGGGTCGTTGTACGCGTCGACGATCGCGATCGTCTCGCCGGAGCCGTTGGAGGCGGCGGCGGAGGTCAGGCCGTACGCGGACTGGAGGTCGGTCGGTCCGTAGCCGGACGGGGTGGTGGCGTCGGCGGCCTTCGGGGAGACGCCCTTCGCGGCGGCCTTCTGGATCTGGAAGGCCGTGGTGCCGCCGGTGACGCGGAGCGCCTTGCAGGCCATCTCGCCGGCCTTGCTCGGCGTGGAACAGGCCCTGCTCCAGGTGACGTTGGGGGTGGCCGTCTTCGTCGCGGCGGCCTGTGTGCTCGCCGCGGCGTCGGCCTGGGCGGCGGAGCCGAGGCCGGTGAAGGCGAGTGCGGCGGTCGCGGTCGCGGCGGTGGCGATACGGCGCCAGTTGCCGCGCAGGGCGCGTATGGACCGTCTGGAGTGGGGGGCTGTGGGGGTCGAGGTA
Above is a genomic segment from Streptomyces sp. R21 containing:
- a CDS encoding peptidase S8 codes for the protein MRTSTPTAPHSRRSIRALRGNWRRIATAATATAALAFTGLGSAAQADAAASTQAAATKTATPNVTWSRACSTPSKAGEMACKALRVTGGTTAFQIQKAAAKGVSPKAADATTPSGYGPTDLQSAYGLTSAAASNGSGETIAIVDAYNDPNAEADLAKYRSYYGLSACTTANGCFKKVGQTGSTTSLPSSDAGWSEEISLDLDMASAVCPNCNILLVEATSATMANLGKSVNEAVTLGAKYVSNSYGGSESSSDSTYDTSYFKHPGVAITVSAGDSGYGAEYPAASQYVTAVGGTALSKATSTTRGWSETVWKTSSSEGTGSGCSSYDTKPSWQTDTGCTKRTIADVSAVADPATGVSVYDSYGVTAGWYTFGGTSASSPIIAGVYALAGTPSSSSYPAKFPYTAAGTSALNDVTSGNNGSCSSSYLCTAKSGYDGPTGWGTPEGTTAFTG